Proteins co-encoded in one Malus domestica chromosome 09, GDT2T_hap1 genomic window:
- the LOC103417381 gene encoding nuclear pore complex protein NUP50A-like encodes MADLENALPLNKKRAAGRELSRDNPGLDDEDDASEPEAGTFKRASEEVLATRRIVKVRRQQTTSAPTANTSNPFAGIRLVPPTEESPAPAEAAASSPPACETRVSDEDNKQPESKVEQADQVGDDSAADKENVVKENNEISSEATEPEPDVGENKTNGGETVNEEEEKAEIKDKKDNEDNKDNKSENVDPSPEGNSLSSFQQLSSSQNAFTNISGTGFSTSSFSFGLISKDGSTLGTGSGSLFGSNIDKPSGFGLSSNGSSSLFGTSGPSIVPKSDGAAFPQMQEVAVETGEENEKVVFTADAALFEFIDGGWKERGKGDLKVNVSESEKARLVMRLKGIRKVILNASLYPDMKLANMEKKGVTFACMNSIDEKKDGLSTFALKFKDGSVVEEFRAAVTAHKDKGKAPTAMKTPENSPKASDD; translated from the coding sequence ATGGCGGATTTGGAAAATGCTCTTCCACTTAATAAGAAGCGAGCTGCTGGGAGGGAACTCTCTCGGGATAACCCAGGCCTTGATGACGAGGACGATGCTTCTGAACCAGAGGCAGGAACTTTCAAGAGGGCCAGTGAGGAGGTGCTGGCAACCAGAAGAATTGTTAAGGTTCGTCGCCAGCAGACTACATCTGCCCCCACTGCTAATACTTCCAATCCTTTTGCTGGCATACGCTTGGTTCCTCCAACAGAAGAAAGTCCAGCCCCTGCTGAAGCTGCAGCTAGCTCACCACCTGCCTGTGAGACACGAGTTTCAGATGAGGATAATAAGCAGCCAGAAAGCAAGGTTGAACAGGCTGATCAAGTTGGGGATGACTCTGCAGCAGATAAGGAGAACGTTGTGAAGGAGAACAATGAAATTTCCAGTGAGGCAACGGAACCTGAACCAGATGTGGGTGAAAATAAGACAAATGGGGGTGAGACGGTAAATGAGGAAGAGGAAAAGGCTGAAATTAAAGATAAGAAAGATAATGAAGATAACAAGGATAACAAAAGCGAAAATGTAGATCCAAGTCCGGAAGGTAACTCGTTGAGCTCATTCCAACAGCTTTCGAGTAGCCAAAATGCCTTCACAAATATCTCTGGAACCGGGTTCTCCACATCTAGTTTTTCATTTGGGCTTATTTCAAAGGATGGGTCCACATTGGGTACTGGCTCTGGTTCACTTTTTGGATCAAATATTGATAAGCCTTCTGGTTTTGGTCTCTCGAGTAATGGAAGTTCTTCACTCTTTGGCACATCAGGCCCCTCAATTGTACCTAAGAGTGATGGTGCTGCCTTCCCGCAAATGCAAGAGGTTGCAGTTGAGACTggggaagaaaatgagaaagtGGTTTTCACTGCTGATGCTGCGTTGTTTGAGTTTATTGATGGAGGCTGGAAGGAACGTGGAAAGGGAGATCTGAAAGTTAATGTATCTGAATCTGAGAAAGCCAGACTTGTTATGAGACTGAAGGGAATTAGAAAGGTAATTCTGAATGCAAGCCTTTACCCAGACATGAAGCTCGCGAACATGGAGAAGAAAGGTGTTACATTTGCCTGCATGAACAGCATCGATGAAAAGAAGGATGGGCTTTCCACCTTTGCTTTGAAGTTCAAGGATGGTTCCGTAGTCGAGGAATTTCGTGCTGCTGTTACAGCACATAAAGATAAAGGAAAGGCACCTACAGCTATGAAGACTCCAGAAAATTCTCCCAAGGCATCAGATGATTGA